A DNA window from Vigna angularis cultivar LongXiaoDou No.4 chromosome 1, ASM1680809v1, whole genome shotgun sequence contains the following coding sequences:
- the LOC108347134 gene encoding indole-3-pyruvate monooxygenase YUCCA2 has translation MVLMEYLKEVEGKRVHDYVEVKMGKMRRVIGVGGAVIVGAGPSGLAAAACLKQKGIPSLILERADCIASMWEFKTYDRLCLHLPKQFCQLPLMPFPQHLPSYPTKQQFLAYLKAYANHFHIKPAFSRTVVSANYDHRCGCWRVKTQDIKKEETEYVCDWLIVATGENAEEFVPQIQGMGEFEGPILHTSSYKSGSIFCGKKVLVVGCGNSGMEVCLDLCNHNALPSLVVRDTVHILPQQMFGKSTFGLSMCLLKWFHVRLVDKFLLLMSHLILGDTAQFGLHRPKIGPLELKNLYGKTPVLDVGTLAHIKSGKIKVCRGIKQLAQHKVEFVDGKTENFDAIIMATGYKSNVPTWLKGSEMFCEKDGLPRKAFPNGWKGENGLYAVGFSNRGLLGASIDAKRIAEDIEHCWKAAKTT, from the exons ATGGTTTTGATGGAGTACTTGAAGGAGGTGGAAGGAAAAAGGGTCCATGATTATGTTGAGGTAAAGATGGGTAAAATGAGAAGAGTAATAGGTGTGGGAGGTGCAGTGATAGTGGGTGCTGGACCCTCAGGGCTTGCTGCAGCAGCATGTCTTAAACAGAAAGGCATTCCAAGCCTAATCCTTGAAAGGGCTGATTGCATAGCTTCAATGTGGGAGTTCAAGACTTATGACCGCCTATGCCTTCATCTCCCTAAGCAATTCTGCCAACTCCCTCTAATGCCATTCCCCCAACACCTTCCCTCTTATCCAACAAAGCAACAATTCTTGGCCTACTTAAAGGCCTATGCCAACCATTTTCACATCAAACCAGCTTTTAGCAGAACAGTGGTCAGTGCCAATTATGATCACAGATGTGGCTGTTGGAGGGTGAAGACTCAAGACATCAAAAAGGAGGAGACAGAATATGTTTGTGACTGGCTCATAGTAGCTACTGGAGAGAATGCTGAGGAGTTTGTGCCACAAATCCAAGGAATGGGTGAGTTTGAAGGGCCTATCTTACATACTAGCTCATATAAAAGTGGCAGTATTTTCTGTGGTAAGAAGGTTTTAGTAGTTGGATGTGGAAATTCGGGAATGGAAGTTTGCTTAGATCTCTGCAACCATAATGCTCTCCCATCCCTTGTGGTTAGAGACACG GTGCATATCTTACCTCAGCAAATGTTCGGGAAATCAACTTTTGGTTTGTCTATGTGCTTGCTTAAGTGGTTCCATGTACGTCTCGTGGATAAATTTTTACTTCTAATGTCACATCTCATTCTTGGGGACACAGCTCAATTTGGACTTCATCGTCCCAAAATCGGCCCTCTAGAGCTCAAGAACTTGTACGGCAAGACCCCAGTTTTGGATGTTGGCACACTTGCTCACATAAAAAGCGGAAAAATTAAG GTTTGCCGCGGGATTAAACAACTAGCACAACACAAGGTGGAGTTTGTGGATGGAAAAACAGAGAATTTCGATGCAATCATTATGGCGACTGGTTACAAGAGCAATGTACCCACTTGGTTGAAG GGGAGTGAGATGTTTTGTGAGAAGGATGGATTGCCTCGGAAAGCTTTCCCAAATGGATGGAAAGGTGAAAATGGACTGTATGCGGTGGGTTTCAGTAATCGTGGTCTTCTTGGAGCATCTATTGATGCAAAGAGGATTGCAGAAGATATTGAACATTGCTGGAAAGCTGCTAAGACCACGTAA
- the LOC108347501 gene encoding uncharacterized protein LOC108347501, with amino-acid sequence MLDGILGRGFTAKCKSLIKLTKSRIDVIRRKRRATEKFLKKDIADLLLNGLDINAYGRAEGLVVELTLSSCYGFVEQCCEFVLKHLPAMQKLSGCPEECRMAVSSLMFGAARFSDLPELRDLRQIFQERYGNSMECYVNQEFAANLNFKSSTLENKVCLMQDIASEFSINWDSNAFKLRMSRSSAVEQEHNACMPNHDKSSQGKDLTQREVRNDVLLEENRDLADDGWRFQHDKEGVVLNRHQRNLQSKSTLPGVREVHQKRDGHDDPGRHEVTVEKSDRGYRKESSMLKPIGQPSPYKTVEQIEGGSKLHNSRGHITPPRENQVGMLKLTGHQSQKKKVEQLEGGSKLHYSSGNTTPPIENLGSMLKPIGHPSEQRPLERFEGGSKVPNSWWNATPLRENQGSTIKPIHRLSQKKTVEKIECGSRLEDSWGNTTPLRENQDTATARKSPSHAGSHFNSNAKELFSVNHVGPPVTDKSERNVRRDETPTLKSCYSNVIPPPYVKQPNSKQQNITRGASSITDSGGLSTYHSAHEKLDTTVTERVQIGLNRSDQDWLGNTHERLSKQNREKEISFRQDAEEVHVLKPRSTRRRHSRSRPPSYYDASNEDSGVQRKSRSRSRRRDDSRRGLQAVFEEERYQNAEEERIIDKLLIHYSKKPSVLVPEKLKRNSKIHHAHQMDVSTKELQKSGSSDGSDETSVLVSHASRSFSLPREQRREVEIKKVFNRAATFEPVRSHDARHVHPNLPDYEDLAARIAALRG; translated from the exons ATGTTGGACGGAATACTTGGGAGAGGCTTCACCGCGAAATG CAAATCGTTGATCAAATTGACGAAGAGTCGGATTGATGTGATACGGAGGAAGAGAAGAGCGACAGAGAAGTTTCTGAAGAAGGATATTGCTGATCTATTACTCAACGGTCTCGATATTAATGCTTACGGAAGG GCGGAAGGACTCGTGGTTGAGTTAACACTGTCCTCTTGCTATGGTTTCGTTGAGCAATGCTGTGAGTTTGTGTTGAAGCACCTCCCAGCAATGCAGAAGCTGAG TGGTTGCCCTGAGGAATGTAGGATGGCTGTATCGTCTCTGATGTTTGGTGCTGCAAGGTTTTCTGATTTACCAGAGTTACGTGACCTTAGACAAATATTTCAGGAGAGATATGGAAATTCCATGGAATGCTATGTCAATCAAGAG TTTGCTGCAAATTTGAATTTCAAGTCTTCTACATTGGAGAACAAGGTCTGCTTGATGCAGGATATTGCATCGGAGTTTTCAATAAACTGGGACTCCAATGCTTTCAAACTGCGGATGTCGAGATCCTCTGCAGTGGAACAG GAACACAATGCTTGTATGCCCAACCATGATAAATCATCACAAGGCAAGGATCTTACCCAAAGGGAAGTAAGGAATGATGTTTTGTTAGAGGAAAATCGTGATCTTGCCGATGATGGATGGAGATTTCAGCACGACAAGGAAGGTGTAGTCTTAAACAGACATCAACGTAATCTTCAGTCTAAATCCACACTCCCTGGGGTTAGGGAAGTTCATCAGAAAAGGGATGGCCATGATGATCCAGGAAGGCATGAGGTTACAGTTGAGAAGAGCGACAGAGGCTATCGGAAGGAGAGTAGTATGCTTAAACCGATTGGGCAGCCATCTCCGTATAAAACTGTGGAACAAATCGAAGGTGGTTCCAAGCTGCATAATAGTAGGGGGCATATCACCCCTCCCAGAGAAAACCAGGTTGGTATGCTAAAGCTGACTGGACACCAATCTCAGAAGAAAAAAGTGGAACAACTTGAAGGTGGTTCCAAGCTGCATTATAGTAGTGGGAATACCACCCCTCcaatagaaaacctgggcagtATGCTAAAACCGATTGGACATCCATCTGAGCAGAGACCATTGGAACGATTTGAAGGTGGTTCCAAAGTGCCCAATAGTTGGTGGAATGCCACTCCTCTGAGAGAAAACCAAGGTAGTACGATAAAACCAATTCATCGTTTATCCCAGAAGAAAACAGTGGAAAAAATTGAATGTGGTTCCAGGCTTGAAGATAGTTGGGGGAATACCACCCCTCTAAGAGAAAACCAGGACACTGCAACTGCTAGGAAGTCTCCCAGTCATGCGGGATCACATTTCAATAGTAATGCAAAGGAGCTATTCTCTGTTAATCATGTTGGCCCACCTGTAACTGATAAATCCGAGAGAAATGTTCGAAGGGATGAAACACCTACACTGAAGTCCTGCTACAGTAATGTCATTCCACCTCCATATGTTAAACAACCTAATTCTAAGCAGCAGAATATCACACGTGGAGCATCTTCAATTACCGACAGTGGTGGCCTCTCTACATATCATTCAGCACATGAGAAGCTTGATACCACTGTGACGGAGAGGGTTCAAATAGGTTTGAATAGGTCTGACCAGGATTGGCTGGGCAATACACACGAGAGACTGAGCAAACAGAATCgtgaaaaagaaatatcattTCGACAAGATGCTGAAGAAGTCCATGTGCTAAAACCAAGATCTACGAGGAGAAGGCACTCAAGATCACGACCGCCAAGTTACTACGATGCCTCTAATGAAGACTCTGGAGTTCAGAGAAAATCAAGGAGCAGAAGCAGGAGACGAGATGATTCAAGACGTGGTCTGCAAGCTGTGTTTGAGGAAGAGCGGTATCAAAATGCTGAAGAGGAAAGGATAATAGATAAATTGCTGATCCATTATAGCAAAAAACCATCCGTCCTTGTgccagaaaaattaaaaagaaactcTAAAATTCACCATGCACATCAAATGGATGTCTCAACCAAGGAATTGCAGAAGAGTGGAAGCAGCGATGGATCTGATGAGACATCAGTGTTGGTTAGTCATGCATCACGATCGTTTTCCCTCCCTCGTGAACAACGGAGAGAAGTGGAAATTAAGAAAGTATTTAATCGTGCTGCTACATTTGAGCCAGTTAGATCACACGACGCTCGGCATGTGCATCCTAATTTACCTGACTATGAAGATCTAGCAGCTAGGATTGCAGCTCTAAGAGGATGA
- the LOC108346556 gene encoding uncharacterized serine-rich protein C215.13, translated as MKNTSKVIMGATLVMVVTLAVVLVLIFVLLAELYCSLLLRRRHRRNNTIPNVSTQPTTARASASPSQTTSHHQQQSPISSIYAQGVFQAPISILLPAVSCEEDKAGPRKQIHYPELHQVVQVQIQPRESNPNPSPSPPPSFVSMTPSKPNLEHPLPRTTGNLCHDDKPCSGLEHLVYISNPIYENHESQGSGANTPFETPDTSPSRLEGSGSSEEDEATPSVTHSPPSTPPLTPMKKLPSEACSVSLRDARSLATSCSDSRSNIGLSSSSASPCTSPSW; from the coding sequence ATGAAGAACACATCCAAAGTGATTATGGGTGCAACCTTGGTGATGGTGGTAACCCTTGCAGTGGTCCTAGTCCTTATATTTGTGCTGTTAGCCGAGCTCTATTGTTCTCTCTTACTCCGCCGGCGCCACCGTAGAAACAACACCATTCCCAATGTCAGTACTCAACCCACAACAGCCAGAGCTAGTGCTTCACCTTCTCAGACAACCTCACACCACCAACAACAGTCTCCAATCAGCAGCATTTATGCACAAGGAGTCTTCCAAGCTCCAATAAGCATCCTTCTCCCCGCAGTTTCTTGCGAAGAAGACAAAGCTGGGCCAAGAAAGCAGATTCACTATCCTGAACTCCATCAGGTTGTTCAAGTCCAAATCCAACCCCGTGAATCCAATCCGAATCCAAGCCCTTCCCCACCTCCATCCTTCGTATCCATGACACCCTCAAAACCAAATCTCGAACACCCACTTCCTCGTACCACgggaaatctttgtcatgatgATAAACCTTGCAGCGGCTTAGAACACCTTGTGTACATTTCCAACCCCATTTATGAAAACCACGAGAGCCAAGGGAGCGGAGCAAATACCCCATTTGAGACACCAGACACTTCGCCTTCACGTTTGGAAGGAAGTGGCTCTTCTGAGGAGGATGAGGCAACCCCTTCTGTCACCCACTCACCTCCATCTACCCCTCCTTTGACTCCAATGAAGAAGCTCCCTTCAGAGGCTTGTTCCGTTTCTCTAAGAGATGCAAGGTCCTTGGCCACTTCATGCAGCGATTCCCGTAGCAACATTGGCCTCTCTTCATCCTCCGCCTCCCCTTGTACTTCTCCTTCATGGTAA